The following coding sequences are from one Calypte anna isolate BGI_N300 chromosome 18, bCalAnn1_v1.p, whole genome shotgun sequence window:
- the LOC115599335 gene encoding ankyrin repeat domain-containing protein 26-like — MSILQSSEESPGFSSKKNKDCFDENTQEIQGEHSGSTKTGLKEATENSEVQKALAQLQSESHLFHQLLEDVQEQQLMQGSAVTVSQEWFNDIFHKLRAVAEKQVYTLEEMNKELKANCTDLREQVFNYEADEVKREGNVRELQQELGEALKKLSVAEASLEVATRRCRNLEEANLGLEKELEEAKSKVHEVVPEFQNKLHSQIALKLSC; from the exons ATGAGCATCCTGCAGTCCTCTGAAGAATCCCCAGggttctcctcaaagaaaaacaaagattgcTTTGATGAAAACACTCAAGAGATCCAAG GTGAGCACTCAGGATCTACTAAAACAGGCCTGAAGGAAGCCACTGAAAACTCTGAGGTGCAG AAGGCATTAGCCCAGCTCCAGAGTGAAAGCCATttattccatcagctgctggaagatgtgcaggagcagcagctcatgCAAGGAAGTGCAGTGACTGTTTCCCAGGAATGGTTTAATGACATTTTCCACAAACTCCGAGCTGTTGCTGAGAAGCAAGTGTACACACTGGAAGAGATGAACAAGGAATTAAAGGCCAATTGCACTGATTTAAGAGAACAAGTCTTTAACTATGAGGCTGACGAAGTAAAAAGAGAG GGCAAtgtcagagagctgcagcaggagcttggTGAAGCTCTTAAAAAGCTCTCTGTGGCAGAAGCTTCACTGGAAGTTGCTACGAGGCGCTGCAGGAACCTGGAGGAAGCCAACCTGGGCTTGGAAAAGGAATTGGAAGAGGCTAAATCCAAGGTACATGAAGTTGTCCCAGAGTTCCAGAACAAACTCCATTCACAGATTGCTTTGAAGCTCTCTTGCTGA
- the LOC115599336 gene encoding ankyrin repeat domain-containing protein 26-like: MKAFQQRRKNSEHSGSTFHVSSPTKKRGLKEATENSEVQKALAQLQSESHLFHQLLEDVQEQQLMQGSAVTVSQEWFNDIFHKLRAVAEKQVYTLEEMNKELKANCTDLREQVFNYEADEVKREGNVRELQQELGEALKKLSVAEASLEVATRHCRNLEEANLGLEKELEEAKSKGNVRELQQELGEALKKLSVAEASLEVATRHCRNLEEANLGLEKELEEAKSKGNVRELQQELGEALKKLSVAEASLEVATRHCRNLEEANLGLEKELEEAKSKHFHGNARLEGTVQQQSSRIEALQRVLQASALACQHLQDLITSLRAAQAAAEEQHQQQLQKQVVLSVPSKELHSMRTERLKPGLHPEDHGSPLGRRKNELLKQCESDRKKEKKLKELNCPVRVHLDRELETNKEVEKESERLDGFLRITQMIKENEEQMSLCDLKKEMQDSYSEVVNEFGKINTKLDELFWKLEAGREKTKIRLSEQRCPSWGGTRNNWRRPSSSCIERSRHLPKTDWNRAEPITMMQRENCCSAELETLNRNWK, from the exons ATGAAGGCTTTCCAGCAGCGCAGGAAAAACA GTGAGCACTCAGGATCTACTTTCCATGTGTCatcaccaacaaaaaaaagaggccTAAAGGAAGCCACTGAAAACTCTGAGGTGCAG AAGGCATTAGCCCAGCTCCAGAGTGAAAGCCATttattccatcagctgctggaagatgtgcaggagcagcagctcatgCAAGGAAGTGCAGTGACTGTTTCCCAGGAATGGTTTAATGACATTTTCCACAAACTCCGAGCTGTTGCTGAGAAGCAAGTGTACACACTGGAAGAGATGAACAAGGAATTAAAGGCCAATTGCACTGATTTAAGAGAACAAGTCTTTAACTATGAGGCTGACGAAGTAAAAAGAGAG GGCAAtgtcagagagctgcagcaggagcttggTGAAGCTCTTAAAAAGCTCTCTGTGGCAGAAGCTTCACTGGAAGTTGCTACGAGGCACTGCAGGAACCTGGAGGAAGCCAACCTGGGCTTGGAAAAGGAATTGGAAGAGGCTAAATCCAAG GGCAAtgtcagagagctgcagcaggagcttggTGAAGCTCTTAAAAAGCTCTCTGTGGCAGAAGCTTCACTGGAAGTTGCTACGAGGCACTGCAGGAACCTGGAGGAAGCCAACCTGGGCTTGGAAAAGGAATTGGAAGAGGCTAAATCCAAG GGCAAtgtcagagagctgcagcaggagcttggTGAAGCTCTTAAAAAGCTCTCTGTGGCAGAAGCTTCACTGGAAGTTGCTACGAGGCACTGCAGGAACCTGGAGGAAGCCAACCTGGGCTTGGAAAAGGAATTGGAAGAGGCTAAATCCAAG cattTCCATGGAAATGCCAGACTGGAAGGCACAGTCCAGCAGCAAAGCAGTAGGATTGAAGCCCTTCAGAGAGTTCTGCAAGCCTCTGCCTTG GCTTGTCAGCACCTGCAAGACTTGATAACCAGCTTaagagcagcacaggcagctgcagaggagcagcaccagcagcag ctgcaaaagcagGTTGTGCTGTCTGTGCCATCAAAGGAATTGCACAGCATGAGGACAGAGAGGCTGAAGCCAGGATTGCACCCTGAAGACCATGGTTCTCCActtggaaggagaaagaatgaACTCTTGAAACAG tgtgagagtgacagaaagaaagagaagaagctTAAAGAGTTGAACTGCCCTGTCAGAGTGCATCTGGACAGAGAGCTGGAAACAAACAAGGAAGTGGAGAAAGAGTCTGAGAG GTTGGATGGATTTCTAAGAATTACACAGATGATAAAGGAAAATGAGGAGCAGATGTCCCTGTGTGacttgaagaaagaaatgcaggatAGCTATTCTGAAGTGGTCAATGAATTtggtaaaataaatacaaag CTTGATGAACTTTTTTGGAAGctggaggcaggcagggagaaaaCCAAAATCAGGCTCAGTGAGCAGAGATGTCCATCCTGGGGAGGAACCAGGAACAACTGGAGAAGaccaagcagcagctgcataGAGAG gagcaggcaTCTTCCCAAGACAGACTGGAACAGAGCAGAGCCCATAACCATgatgcagagagaaaactgctgctctgcagaattGGAGACCTTGAACAGGAATTGGAAGTAA